One Drosophila willistoni isolate 14030-0811.24 chromosome 2R unlocalized genomic scaffold, UCI_dwil_1.1 Seg167, whole genome shotgun sequence DNA segment encodes these proteins:
- the LOC6643787 gene encoding chitinase-like protein Idgf2, translated as MKLLLLLSFVMCFLVAAIQGASNLVCYYDSSSYTREGLGKLLNPDLEIALQFCTHLVYGYAGIRADNYQVQSLNENLDIYKHQFSEVTALKHKYQHLKVLLSVGGDHDIDVEHPNKYIELLEGEKVRQTAFIQSAFSLVKTYGFDGLDLAYQFPRNKPRKVHGELGSAWKSVKKFFTGDFVVDTQSSLHKEQFTAFVRGVKDSLRNDGLLLSLTVLPNVNSTWYFDIPALNGLVDFVNLAAFDFLTPARNPEEADFTASLYGAPSQNRLGHYNADFQVQHWLQHGFPSSRINLGVAAYGNAWKLTADSGVEGTPVVGHTDGPAPAGSQSQKPGLLSYPEICGKLKNAQNEFLKGNDSPLHRVSDPTKRYGNYAFRPVQGAVTEGIWVSYDDPDAAANKAAYVKAKNLGGIALFDLAYDDFRGLCTNDKYPILRSIKYRL; from the exons GTTTGGGCAAACTACTGAATCCCGATTTGGAAATCGCTCTACAATTCTGCACTCATTTGGTATACGGCTATGCGGGCATTCGTGCTGACAACTATCAAGTGCAGAGTTTAAATGAAAATCTCGATATTTACAAGCATCAGTTCTCGGAAGTGACGGCACTTAAGCACAAGTATCAGCATTTGAAGGTGCTGTTAAGTGTGGGCGGGGATCATGATATCGATGTCGAGCATCCAAATAAGTATATTGAACTCTTGGAGGGCGAAAAAGTGCGTCAAACTGCCTTCATACAATCGGCATTTTCATTGGTGAAAACCTATGGTTTCGATGGCTTGGATTTGGCCTATCAATTTCCACGTAACAAGCCGAGGAAAGTTCATGGTGAACTGGGCAGTGCCTGGAAGAGTGTGAAAAAGTTCTTTACTGGCGATTTTGTGGTGGATACTCAATCATCTCTGCACAAGGAGCAATTTACGGCCTTCGTGCGAGGGGTCAAGGATTCTCTACGCAACGATGGACTCTTGTTGAGTTTAACTGTCCTTCCCAATGTCAACTCCACCT GGTATTTTGATATTCCTGCTCTCAATGGGCTGGTTGATTTTGTGAATTTGGCCGCCTTTGATTTCCTTACACCCGCACGCAATCCTGAGGAAGCTGATTTCACTGCCTCCCTCTATGGAGCCCCCAGTCAGAATCGTCTGGGACACTACAATGCCGATTTCCAGGTTCAACATTGGCTGCAACATGGCTTCCCATCCAGTCGCATCAACTTGGGTGTTGCCGCCTATGGCAATGCCTGGAAACTGACTGCCGACTCCGGTGTGGAAGGTACCCCAGTTGTGGGACACACCGACGGTCCAGCTCCAGCTGGGTCACAGTCTCAAAAGCCCGGTCTACTTAGTTACCCGGAGATTTgtggaaaattgaaaaatgctCAAAATGAATTCCTCAAGGGAAATGATTCGCCCTTGCATCGTGTCAGTGATCCAACCAAgcggtatggcaattatgcctTCCGTCCCGTTCAAGGAGCTGTAACCGAAGGCATATGGGTTAGCTACGATGATCCAGATGCAGCTGCCAATAAGGCAGCCTATGTGAAGGCTAAGAATCTGGGTGGCATAGCCCTCTTCGATTTGGCCTACGATGATTTCCGTGGTCTGTGCACCAACGATAAATATCCCATATTGCGTTCCATCAAATATCGTTTGTAA